The following DNA comes from Nitrogeniibacter aestuarii.
AACATCCTGCTCATGCATCACCTGTATGCGTCGCTGCGTGCCTATGCGCTGTTCCACAAGGACCAGCACTACGTGGTGCAGAACGGCGAGATCATCATCGTCGATGAATTCACCGGCCGGCTCATGCCGGGCCGCCGCTGGTCCGAGGGTCTGCATCAGGCGGTCGAGGCCAAGGAAGGTGTTCAGATCCAGGCCGAGAACCAGACGCTTGCCTCGATCACCTTCCAGAACTACTTCCGCATGTACAAGAAGCTGGCCGGCATGACCGGTACGGCCGACACGGAAGCGTTCGAATTCCAGAGTATCTATGGCCTGGAGACGGTGGTCATCCCGACCAACAAGCCCATGGCGCGTCTCGATCGCAACGACAAGGTGTATCGCACCGCGAAAGAGAAGTTCGACGCGGTCATCGCCGACATCAAGGAATGCCACGAGCGTGGTCAGCCGGTGCTGGTGGGGACCACCTCCATCGAGGCGTCCGAATACCTGTCGGACTTGCTGAGCAAGGCCAAACTGCCCCATCAGGTGCTCAACGCCAAGCAGCACGAGAAAGAGGCCCAGATCGTGGCTGAAGCCGGTCAGCCGGGTGTCATCACCATCGCCACCAACATGGCAGGTCGTGGTACCGACATCGTGCTGGGCGGCAACGTGCAAAAGCAGATCGACGCTGTCATGGCCGATGGCTCCCTGACCGAATCCCAGCGTACGACCGAGGTCGAGAAGATTCGTGCCGACTGGCAAGGGGTTCACGACAAGGTGCTGGCAGCCGGTGGTCTCATGATCATCGGCACCGAGCGGCACGAATCCCGCCGCATCGACAACCAGCTGCGAGGTCGTGCCGGTCGTCAGGGGGATCCGGGTGAGAGCCGCTTCTATCTGTCGCTCGAAGACCCGCTCATGAAGATCTTTGCTGGCGAACGGCTCAACGCCATCATGGTGCGACTCAAGATGCCTGAAGGCGAGGCGATCGAGCACGGCATGGTGACGCGCTCGCTCGAATCGGCGCAGCGCAAGGTGGAGCAGCGCAACTTCGACATTCGCAAGCAACTGCTCGAATTTGATGACGTTTCGAACGATCAGCGCAAGGTGATCTACCAGCAGCGCAACGAGCTGCTGGAGTCGGACGAAATCTCCGATACGATCACCGCCATGCGCCAAGGCGTGCTACACGACACCTTCCGCCTGTACGTGCCACTCGACAGTGTCGAAGAACAATGGGACCTGTCGGCGCTGGAAACCGCACTCGAGGGCGAGTTCTCGCTCAAGCTTCCGGTGACCCAGTGGGCGAAGGATGAGCCCAATATCGACGACGACGCCATTCTTGAGCGCGTCATCAAGGCGGCAGACGAGCAGTACGCAGCCAAGGTCGAGCATGTTGACCCGACGGCCTGGCATCAGTTCGAACGCAACGTCATGCTCCAGAGCCTCGATACCCACTGGCGCGACCATCTGGCTTCGCTCGATCACCTGCGTCAGGGGATCCACCTTCGGGGTTATGCCCAGAAGAATCCGAAGCAGGAGTACAAGCGCGAGGCGTTTGAACTGTTCGAAGCGCTGCTCGATCAGGTTCGTGCCGAAGTAACGCGACTGCTGATGACGGTGCAGATTCGCACCGAAGCCGCATTGGAAGAGTCCGAACCCAAGGCGGAGCTGGAGAACGTGCAATACCACCACGCCGATTATGACGAGGCCCTCTCTTCCGAGGGGGAGGCGGCAGGTGATCTGCCGGCCGACGCCGGGTCGAAAGTGGGGCGGAACGAGCCGTGTCCCTGTGGCTCGGGCAAGAAGTACAAACACTGCCAC
Coding sequences within:
- the secA gene encoding preprotein translocase subunit SecA; the protein is MISGLLKKVFGSRNDRLIRQYSKTVRAINALEPEMEGLSDEQLQAKTVEFRDRLGQGTRLDDILPEAFAVVREAAKRVHGMRHFDVQLIGGMVLHDGKIAEMRTGEGKTLVATLPTYLNALAGNGVHVITVNDYLARRDAEWMGRIYNFLGLSVGINLSQMDEASKQAAYAADITYGTNNEFGFDYLRDNMKFDAGDRVQRPLSYAVVDEVDSILIDEARTPLIISGQAEDHTDLYLKLNEVAPLLKEQKGEEDNVTEPGDYTVDLKSRQVLLTEDGHEHAEQILSERGLLPAGTSLYEPANILLMHHLYASLRAYALFHKDQHYVVQNGEIIIVDEFTGRLMPGRRWSEGLHQAVEAKEGVQIQAENQTLASITFQNYFRMYKKLAGMTGTADTEAFEFQSIYGLETVVIPTNKPMARLDRNDKVYRTAKEKFDAVIADIKECHERGQPVLVGTTSIEASEYLSDLLSKAKLPHQVLNAKQHEKEAQIVAEAGQPGVITIATNMAGRGTDIVLGGNVQKQIDAVMADGSLTESQRTTEVEKIRADWQGVHDKVLAAGGLMIIGTERHESRRIDNQLRGRAGRQGDPGESRFYLSLEDPLMKIFAGERLNAIMVRLKMPEGEAIEHGMVTRSLESAQRKVEQRNFDIRKQLLEFDDVSNDQRKVIYQQRNELLESDEISDTITAMRQGVLHDTFRLYVPLDSVEEQWDLSALETALEGEFSLKLPVTQWAKDEPNIDDDAILERVIKAADEQYAAKVEHVDPTAWHQFERNVMLQSLDTHWRDHLASLDHLRQGIHLRGYAQKNPKQEYKREAFELFEALLDQVRAEVTRLLMTVQIRTEAALEESEPKAELENVQYHHADYDEALSSEGEAAGDLPADAGSKVGRNEPCPCGSGKKYKHCHGKLA